One genomic window of Desmospora activa DSM 45169 includes the following:
- a CDS encoding lipoprotein, producing the protein MRRFFVIFSALVLLAGCSIFSQPEEPGEETKNPNRVERPEYKDVDVDSRVADPDALVLKPNKQAVKYKGEPVVQACDVISSDDLRKADQLLHADSYPNNVMTRTYFNGESKGEVDTSIESANNECWYVLHGKSRKSRNESIEINVYEPAYTNQKELATEIKKNYKAIADIEGVKAYQMAEEKMEDHTGRFTDYRLQQGTITAHIYTSIIDEKVVKSLLQTAAKRLKQLEAKPTGPSQVDYKSPVFAAGYVNSCDYIGNEDFQNLFGVDADPLVTEGISSSVGVEDSDHYLKHNCSLRENPENNQVLSMKTTAYEDEKTAALHFKEGKKEVDGDSVQEVSSIGDDAYYAVNEVDGEWSLTFRQGRVEVQMDFYDYSEKEDPSSDEEIAEKRIERLTPIAQAVVERMKDV; encoded by the coding sequence ATGCGCAGATTCTTTGTAATCTTTAGCGCTTTAGTCTTGCTGGCGGGTTGTTCAATCTTCTCGCAACCCGAGGAGCCAGGGGAAGAGACAAAGAATCCAAACCGAGTGGAACGGCCGGAGTATAAAGACGTTGATGTGGATTCCAGGGTGGCCGATCCCGACGCATTGGTGTTAAAACCCAACAAACAAGCGGTGAAGTACAAAGGGGAGCCGGTTGTACAGGCTTGTGATGTGATCTCCTCAGATGACCTGCGCAAAGCGGATCAGTTGCTCCATGCAGATTCATATCCAAATAATGTGATGACACGTACTTATTTTAACGGTGAGAGTAAGGGCGAAGTGGATACATCCATTGAAAGCGCGAATAACGAATGCTGGTATGTTCTACATGGAAAGTCACGGAAGTCACGCAATGAGTCTATTGAGATCAATGTATATGAGCCGGCATACACCAATCAGAAGGAACTGGCTACTGAAATTAAAAAAAATTATAAAGCGATCGCTGATATTGAAGGGGTAAAAGCTTATCAGATGGCGGAGGAAAAAATGGAGGATCACACCGGACGCTTTACAGATTATCGATTGCAGCAGGGCACGATCACAGCGCACATCTATACAAGCATCATAGATGAAAAGGTTGTGAAGTCGCTGCTGCAAACGGCGGCGAAACGCTTGAAGCAATTGGAAGCGAAACCGACGGGTCCCAGCCAGGTGGATTATAAGAGTCCGGTATTTGCAGCCGGTTATGTCAATAGTTGCGATTATATCGGCAATGAAGATTTCCAAAATCTGTTCGGGGTGGATGCTGACCCGCTTGTAACCGAGGGGATCAGCTCTTCCGTCGGAGTCGAGGATAGCGATCACTATCTAAAACACAACTGTTCCTTGCGCGAAAATCCCGAAAATAACCAGGTATTATCGATGAAGACGACGGCGTATGAAGATGAAAAGACGGCTGCGTTACATTTTAAAGAGGGTAAAAAAGAGGTGGATGGTGACAGCGTACAAGAAGTCTCATCCATCGGCGATGACGCCTACTACGCAGTAAATGAGGTGGATGGTGAGTGGTCTCTCACATTCCGGCAAGGGCGTGTCGAAGTACAAATGGACTTTTACGACTACAGTGAGAAAGAAGATCCCTCTTCCGATGAGGAGATTGCGGAGAAAAGGATTGAACGCCTCACCCCGATTGCACAAGCAGTAGTAGAGCGAATGAAGGACGTATAA
- a CDS encoding hemolysin family protein has product MESFFVIAWNLLLVIFLVFLNGFFVAAEFAIVKARATRITTLKDEGNRKAKVADKVIKKMDAYLSATQLGITLASLGLGWVGEPAISHLIVEPLLKSLPFAVPAWLVSTLSFAIAFAIITFLHIVLGEMAPKSLAIRRAEATTLWTATPLDWFYKIFYPFIYVLNGAANRILQWVGVEMVPEHQQAHTEEEIRMLVAQSHKSGIIDQTELSLFDNIFEFSDRVAREIMVPRIDMISLYTDDTFSDNLKTIQSSRHTRFPLCHEDKDNIIGIVHIRHVYERLLNGEKPELEKLARPAVQVPETMEIMEVLRTLQKKRTEVAIVVDEYGGTAGLVTTEDIIEEIFGEIQDEFDDERPFFQKSGQKTSIDARLLIEEINDHFGTDIEDPDNDTIGGWVFSRLQEVPQVGDEVIYDDFKFTVEEIDQRSVTRLLVEKVDKKTLLSEEEGLQQ; this is encoded by the coding sequence TTGGAAAGCTTTTTTGTGATCGCTTGGAATTTACTTTTGGTGATCTTTCTCGTTTTTCTCAACGGTTTTTTCGTGGCGGCGGAATTTGCCATCGTCAAAGCGCGAGCAACACGGATTACCACATTAAAGGACGAGGGCAATCGTAAAGCAAAAGTGGCGGACAAAGTAATCAAAAAAATGGATGCTTATCTGTCCGCCACCCAGTTGGGCATCACCCTCGCCTCCCTCGGGCTGGGCTGGGTCGGGGAGCCTGCAATCTCTCACCTAATCGTGGAGCCTCTTTTGAAAAGCCTACCGTTTGCGGTACCCGCGTGGCTCGTGTCGACGCTTTCCTTTGCCATCGCTTTTGCCATCATCACTTTTCTCCACATCGTATTGGGAGAAATGGCCCCCAAATCTTTGGCCATTCGACGCGCAGAGGCGACTACCCTGTGGACGGCCACCCCACTTGATTGGTTTTACAAAATCTTTTATCCGTTTATCTATGTCCTCAACGGCGCCGCCAATCGGATTTTGCAGTGGGTGGGAGTGGAGATGGTGCCTGAACATCAACAAGCCCACACAGAAGAGGAAATCCGTATGTTAGTGGCGCAAAGCCATAAAAGCGGTATCATCGATCAGACTGAACTCTCCCTGTTTGATAACATCTTTGAGTTCTCTGACCGCGTGGCGAGGGAGATTATGGTTCCTCGCATCGATATGATCAGCTTATACACCGATGATACCTTTTCCGATAATCTAAAAACGATTCAATCTTCCCGTCATACACGCTTTCCCCTGTGCCATGAAGATAAAGACAATATTATCGGCATTGTTCACATCCGTCATGTTTATGAACGGTTGCTCAACGGAGAAAAACCCGAACTGGAAAAGTTGGCTCGTCCCGCCGTTCAAGTACCGGAAACGATGGAGATCATGGAAGTTTTGCGTACACTGCAAAAAAAACGAACGGAAGTTGCAATTGTCGTAGATGAATACGGAGGTACTGCCGGCCTTGTCACCACAGAAGATATTATTGAGGAGATCTTCGGTGAAATCCAGGATGAATTTGACGATGAACGGCCATTCTTCCAAAAAAGCGGCCAAAAAACGTCGATTGACGCCCGCTTACTGATCGAGGAGATCAATGATCACTTCGGTACCGATATCGAAGATCCGGACAACGATACCATCGGGGGTTGGGTCTTCTCCCGCCTACAGGAAGTTCCCCAGGTCGGGGACGAAGTTATCTACGATGACTTTAAGTTTACGGTGGAAGAGATCGACCAACGGAGTGTGACACGGTTACTGGTCGAAAAAGTGGATAAAAAAACACTGCTGTCAGAGGAAGAGGGTCTACAACAGTAG
- a CDS encoding ABC transporter substrate-binding protein — MRMVSAWTIGLVLLGSVGCNPSEGSGGDRVKVDFWYTWLGEGSDAMEKLIDEFNRSQDEIYVNGLAQGDTQKQMTAIVGGNPPDLASLPDEINLSSWAEKGAMLPLDDYIQTNGYDMEDYLPAAREAVTYKRKTYGLPLGMNTWMLYYNKDLLQEAGFDGPPKTIQELRKYEDKLSKKKDGRLVTLGLWPGTTPHIWMQSFEGRLWDPEKKTVTPLDPGFKASVQLSEDIWQKHGPENIDRLLAGNGTYGSPQDPFATGKYAMTLDGEWLAPLLEKNAPQLNYDVAPVPYDKNSPEAENAGYINVNLLYIPKGADQPDAAWKFMEWLTAKEKMVEFDTAIGNLPPRQSAMDDPIFESVPKFDRFLAYANSEKMEPLPSLPFMEKYMGEIHKQIDRINRGKVSLEQGLQEVEKEIQPLVDKMEK, encoded by the coding sequence ATGCGAATGGTCTCTGCATGGACGATTGGGTTGGTCCTGCTGGGCTCGGTGGGATGCAACCCCTCCGAGGGCAGCGGTGGAGACAGGGTGAAGGTCGACTTTTGGTATACATGGTTGGGGGAAGGTTCTGATGCGATGGAGAAATTGATCGATGAATTTAACCGCAGCCAAGATGAGATCTATGTCAACGGATTGGCTCAAGGCGATACCCAGAAGCAGATGACAGCGATTGTCGGAGGGAATCCACCCGATCTCGCCTCTCTTCCTGATGAGATCAATCTATCTTCATGGGCTGAAAAAGGGGCAATGTTGCCCTTGGATGACTATATTCAGACAAATGGATATGATATGGAGGATTATTTGCCTGCTGCACGAGAGGCAGTTACCTACAAGCGTAAAACCTATGGTTTGCCCCTTGGCATGAATACCTGGATGCTCTATTACAATAAAGATCTTCTTCAAGAAGCGGGATTTGATGGTCCTCCCAAAACGATACAAGAGTTGCGGAAATACGAAGACAAACTGAGCAAAAAGAAAGACGGACGGTTGGTGACGCTAGGGTTATGGCCGGGCACAACTCCTCACATTTGGATGCAATCATTTGAAGGACGTTTGTGGGATCCGGAAAAGAAAACGGTAACCCCGCTCGATCCCGGCTTTAAAGCTTCCGTCCAGTTAAGTGAGGACATATGGCAAAAGCATGGGCCTGAAAACATCGACCGCCTTCTGGCTGGAAACGGAACCTATGGCTCACCACAAGATCCCTTTGCCACCGGGAAGTATGCCATGACATTGGATGGGGAATGGCTAGCTCCGCTCCTTGAAAAAAATGCGCCTCAGTTGAATTATGATGTTGCTCCTGTGCCATATGACAAAAACAGTCCCGAGGCGGAAAACGCTGGTTATATCAATGTCAATCTACTGTATATTCCGAAAGGAGCGGATCAACCGGATGCGGCATGGAAGTTTATGGAGTGGCTGACGGCAAAGGAGAAGATGGTTGAATTTGATACAGCGATCGGAAACTTGCCTCCGCGTCAAAGTGCCATGGATGACCCCATTTTTGAAAGCGTTCCCAAATTTGATCGTTTCCTTGCGTACGCCAACAGCGAAAAAATGGAACCTCTACCGTCACTTCCTTTTATGGAGAAATACATGGGAGAAATTCATAAGCAGATCGACCGGATCAATCGCGGGAAAGTTTCACTTGAGCAAGGGCTGCAAGAGGTGGAAAAAGAGATTCAACCCCTTGTCGACAAGATGGAGAAATAG
- a CDS encoding carbohydrate ABC transporter permease — protein sequence MEGLRVPIKKEIATAGNRFKKLILPHLVLSAIGLLFLFPFIWLILSSLKTPQEIFQIPPTFWPQEPRWDNYIRTFEAMPFFRYTLNTIFLCTVNIVGQLIASPLTAYSLSRIEWKGRRFVFGIIIATMILPPQVTMIPVYIIFAQLGWVNTYIPLTIGAFFGSAFNIFLLRQFMMGIPKELSEAARIDGASEIRIYLQIIYPLLKPPLAAIAIFTFVGVWNDFMGPLIYLNDDRLWTITLGLQGFLSQHGAQWELLMAAGVIFTLPSVIIYFIGQKKFIEAGASLTSFK from the coding sequence ATGGAAGGATTGCGCGTCCCCATAAAAAAGGAGATTGCGACCGCTGGGAATCGGTTTAAAAAACTGATTTTGCCTCATCTTGTATTATCCGCAATCGGGCTGCTGTTTTTGTTTCCGTTTATTTGGTTGATTCTTTCCTCCTTGAAAACACCGCAGGAAATATTTCAGATTCCGCCGACCTTTTGGCCACAAGAGCCGAGATGGGATAATTATATACGGACATTTGAAGCCATGCCCTTTTTTCGATACACCTTAAATACAATCTTTCTGTGCACGGTTAATATTGTTGGACAATTGATTGCGTCACCACTGACGGCTTATTCCCTTTCCCGAATTGAGTGGAAGGGGCGCAGGTTCGTTTTTGGCATCATAATCGCCACTATGATCTTGCCACCTCAAGTGACGATGATTCCCGTGTACATCATTTTTGCTCAACTCGGTTGGGTTAACACTTATATCCCATTGACGATTGGCGCTTTTTTCGGTTCCGCCTTCAATATCTTTTTATTGCGCCAGTTTATGATGGGCATTCCGAAGGAATTGTCAGAAGCGGCCCGCATTGACGGCGCGTCGGAAATCAGGATCTATCTACAGATCATTTATCCCTTGTTGAAACCTCCATTGGCCGCGATCGCCATCTTTACCTTTGTAGGCGTTTGGAATGACTTTATGGGCCCGCTCATCTATCTAAACGATGATCGATTGTGGACGATCACATTGGGACTGCAAGGATTTTTATCTCAACATGGCGCACAGTGGGAATTGTTGATGGCTGCGGGAGTTATCTTTACACTCCCTTCGGTGATTATCTACTTTATCGGTCAGAAAAAATTTATAGAGGCAGGTGCTTCATTAACTTCGTTTAAATAG
- a CDS encoding carbohydrate ABC transporter permease has product MKKKQQDFWLGLAFASPFITGFLFLTVIPFVQSFYFSFTEYDIFTDAKWVGFDNYIRIFQDENFYKALGNTFFMAFIAVPISLLVSLLIALLLNMKVKGIALYRTVYYLPTVIPGVAGSILWLWIFNPEMGILNTVLRYLHLPDPAWLMDPAFTKPSLIIMGLFGSGGGALIYLAALQGIPKDFYEAASIDGANWWHKFYAIILPALSPVTLFQLIMGLIGAFQIFTESVILTGGALGGPDQSLLFYAVYLYNEAFVNLNMGYASALAWILFVIVMLITVVIFKSSLRWVYYGGE; this is encoded by the coding sequence ATGAAGAAAAAACAGCAGGATTTTTGGTTGGGCTTGGCATTTGCTTCACCCTTTATTACCGGCTTTCTGTTTTTGACCGTAATTCCGTTTGTCCAGTCGTTTTATTTCAGTTTTACAGAATACGATATTTTTACTGATGCGAAGTGGGTAGGCTTTGACAACTATATTCGCATTTTTCAGGATGAAAACTTTTACAAAGCTTTGGGCAATACATTTTTTATGGCGTTTATCGCTGTTCCGATTTCGTTGCTTGTCAGTTTGTTGATTGCGTTGTTGCTAAATATGAAGGTGAAAGGCATCGCCTTGTATCGCACGGTTTACTATTTGCCAACGGTGATCCCTGGTGTAGCTGGCTCCATTTTGTGGCTGTGGATTTTTAATCCGGAGATGGGGATTCTGAACACGGTTTTGCGCTATTTACACCTTCCTGATCCCGCGTGGTTGATGGATCCCGCATTTACAAAGCCCTCTCTGATCATCATGGGTTTATTTGGGAGCGGAGGCGGTGCTCTAATTTATCTTGCCGCTCTTCAGGGGATACCCAAGGATTTTTACGAGGCTGCTTCTATTGATGGTGCCAATTGGTGGCACAAATTTTATGCGATCATTTTGCCGGCGTTATCGCCGGTTACATTGTTCCAACTGATTATGGGACTAATCGGAGCATTTCAGATCTTTACCGAATCGGTTATTTTGACGGGAGGCGCTTTAGGTGGGCCGGACCAAAGCTTGCTGTTTTATGCGGTATACCTTTACAATGAAGCCTTCGTCAATCTGAATATGGGATATGCCAGCGCGCTGGCGTGGATCTTGTTTGTTATCGTTATGTTGATCACCGTAGTCATTTTTAAAAGTTCCCTACGTTGGGTCTACTATGGGGGTGAGTAA
- a CDS encoding beta-galactosidase produces the protein MIEIRDKQILINGEPQIIMCGEIHYFRLQQKDWQDRIDKLKAAGCNAVASYVPWLCHEPVEGAIDLTGKTKPELDLGGFIDLCKENGLYFFVRPGPFIMAEMKNEGLPYWIYEKHPHIVPISWDGKEVPTKTVDYLSPGFLQEARRWFAAVMAVIEPRLITKGGNIIGVQLDNEIGMLSWVSNSPDLTDNVITDFFGWLQTRYPAQTLQSRYPIDWDNQEAREKELRSPREEYATALLCDLGYYMRNRFARYVAKLRSWAEESGVRDIPFVVNIHGSSAGRGLLFPIGISQLFEAYTQAPGYLSGSDLYFGDLTMGNFQDLYLINAFMDAVHLPDQPLTSVEFNCGDGNFDCSHGARYDPSAVDLKMRMCIAQGNRLLNYYLFAGGYNYRLHEKPHNGNDRIAFTGERHGFAAPISPEGELNYTYPRMAHSIQTMMAVSDKLAIMEEEHDEIAFAFIPDYFMTEYSYPGSDKMKEMVQNLEANRADGAWEMMARAILLAGYRFGAIDIQNRPINPETTRVLILPSARYMPVRIQQKLITYLQAGGRILLYGEVPLYDMEGNPCLLLADALGVKPRGYKYSSDRYYLSLCADGWAAPRPEVRTHFAQRLEVGKGAEVLFRLYDGGEVCGFDAAVGNGRAVVIAAQYNCDISLFQTILEKLGAVPTLTHDCPDHGIFMTSTAAPGVGRFLHILNLDGFDKRLHLYENGRALLGGQNLLLQSRSGVMLPLHLTFGDVMIVYSTAEIAAVEKDSIRFHLTQEEDVMVIETTRQVAASKDYTFCKNGSRYIVTSHKHAKIDDDINVRFYD, from the coding sequence GTGATCGAGATCAGGGATAAGCAGATTTTGATCAATGGCGAGCCGCAGATTATCATGTGTGGAGAGATTCATTATTTTCGATTGCAACAAAAAGATTGGCAGGATCGCATCGATAAGCTGAAGGCGGCCGGTTGCAATGCGGTTGCCTCCTACGTGCCCTGGCTCTGCCATGAACCGGTAGAAGGTGCCATCGATTTGACGGGGAAAACAAAACCGGAGTTGGATTTAGGCGGGTTTATCGATCTGTGCAAAGAAAACGGTCTCTACTTTTTTGTCCGTCCCGGTCCTTTTATCATGGCTGAGATGAAAAACGAGGGTCTGCCTTACTGGATCTATGAGAAGCATCCGCACATCGTTCCCATCAGCTGGGATGGTAAAGAGGTGCCCACAAAAACCGTCGACTACCTTTCACCCGGCTTTTTACAGGAAGCGCGTAGATGGTTTGCCGCTGTAATGGCGGTGATTGAGCCTCGATTGATAACAAAGGGTGGCAATATTATCGGCGTTCAGCTCGACAATGAGATTGGGATGCTCTCCTGGGTAAGCAATAGTCCCGACTTAACGGACAATGTTATCACCGATTTTTTCGGTTGGCTGCAAACGAGATATCCTGCGCAGACATTACAGTCTCGCTATCCCATCGACTGGGACAATCAGGAAGCGAGAGAAAAGGAATTGCGTTCTCCTCGGGAGGAGTATGCGACCGCATTGTTGTGCGATTTGGGGTACTATATGAGAAATCGCTTTGCCCGTTATGTGGCGAAGCTACGTTCCTGGGCAGAGGAAAGTGGCGTGCGGGATATACCGTTTGTGGTCAATATCCACGGTTCATCCGCCGGTCGCGGACTTCTGTTTCCAATCGGGATCAGTCAGCTGTTTGAGGCGTATACACAGGCACCGGGTTATTTGTCCGGCTCCGATCTTTATTTTGGCGACTTAACCATGGGAAATTTCCAAGATCTCTATCTGATCAACGCTTTTATGGATGCGGTTCATCTCCCAGATCAACCCCTGACATCTGTCGAATTTAACTGTGGCGATGGCAATTTTGACTGTTCTCACGGGGCACGGTACGATCCTTCTGCGGTTGATCTAAAGATGCGAATGTGTATCGCCCAAGGCAATCGGCTGCTAAACTACTACTTATTCGCTGGCGGTTATAATTACCGTCTGCACGAAAAGCCACATAACGGAAACGACCGCATCGCCTTTACAGGGGAGCGGCATGGATTTGCTGCTCCGATCAGTCCTGAGGGTGAGCTTAATTATACCTATCCACGCATGGCTCATTCGATTCAGACGATGATGGCTGTCTCAGACAAGCTGGCAATCATGGAAGAGGAGCATGACGAGATCGCCTTCGCCTTTATACCAGACTATTTTATGACTGAGTATTCGTACCCCGGTAGCGATAAAATGAAGGAAATGGTGCAAAATCTTGAAGCAAACCGCGCTGATGGCGCATGGGAAATGATGGCCCGAGCGATACTGCTCGCCGGTTACCGTTTTGGCGCCATCGATATTCAGAATCGACCGATCAACCCGGAGACGACACGGGTCTTGATCTTGCCGTCCGCTCGTTATATGCCCGTTAGGATTCAACAGAAGCTGATCACTTATTTGCAGGCAGGGGGACGCATTCTTCTGTACGGGGAAGTTCCTCTCTACGATATGGAAGGAAATCCATGCTTGTTGCTTGCAGATGCACTCGGTGTGAAGCCGCGAGGTTACAAATATTCTTCTGACCGTTATTATCTATCGTTGTGTGCCGATGGATGGGCAGCGCCACGGCCGGAGGTACGGACCCATTTCGCCCAGCGCTTAGAGGTGGGGAAAGGGGCGGAGGTCCTTTTTCGCCTTTATGATGGTGGAGAAGTGTGTGGTTTTGATGCTGCTGTCGGCAACGGCAGAGCGGTCGTTATTGCCGCTCAATACAACTGTGATATCTCGTTGTTTCAGACTATCTTGGAAAAGCTGGGGGCTGTACCGACGCTTACACATGATTGTCCTGACCACGGCATTTTTATGACATCAACCGCAGCACCAGGAGTGGGCAGGTTTCTTCATATTCTCAATCTCGATGGATTTGATAAGCGGTTACATCTGTATGAAAACGGACGTGCGTTGTTGGGTGGACAAAACCTGCTCCTACAGAGCAGGAGTGGAGTAATGTTGCCGCTTCACCTTACATTTGGCGATGTGATGATTGTTTATTCCACCGCCGAGATCGCAGCGGTGGAGAAAGATAGTATCCGCTTTCACCTCACCCAGGAAGAGGATGTGATGGTTATTGAAACCACACGGCAGGTTGCTGCAAGTAAAGATTATACTTTTTGCAAAAATGGTAGCAGATATATCGTTACCTCCCATAAACATGCCAAGATCGATGATGATATAAATGTACGGTTTTATGATTGA
- a CDS encoding LacI family DNA-binding transcriptional regulator → MATIKDVAKLAAVSVSTASSSLNGKKHVKPETRKRVEAAAKQLNYQKNGSASDLKKIKTNTLVLILDDLSGPFFSELIRGVQDVALSNGYDLITCSSLGGKNMTPKRFLLEKRSDGVVILAHNLDDETIARSARNGFPVVVLDRNLPHTHTLHIQVDNERGGYDAANYLLNLGHRAIAYISGPVVSYDNQERYKGFLKALSENGLTLPGKWQICGEFTQQGGYHATNMLLSQRPLPSAVFYANDEMAIGGLQAFAESGIKVPEDISIIGYDDILLSQYTTPPLTTIHQPKYQMGSLAAHLILQVLNGEELEQQSYTLQTQLIERESCRRVERDLANS, encoded by the coding sequence ATGGCGACGATTAAAGATGTGGCAAAGCTGGCGGCGGTATCCGTTTCTACGGCATCCAGTTCACTCAATGGCAAAAAGCATGTAAAACCGGAAACGAGAAAAAGGGTGGAGGCGGCGGCTAAACAATTAAACTATCAAAAAAACGGTTCAGCTTCTGATCTGAAAAAAATCAAAACCAACACACTTGTATTAATTTTGGATGACCTGTCTGGACCGTTTTTCTCCGAATTGATTCGAGGAGTACAAGATGTCGCGTTATCCAATGGCTATGACCTCATCACCTGTAGCTCTTTGGGTGGAAAAAACATGACACCAAAACGCTTCTTGTTGGAAAAAAGAAGTGATGGTGTTGTGATCCTAGCGCACAATCTCGATGATGAAACGATTGCGCGCTCGGCCCGGAATGGTTTTCCGGTGGTGGTGTTGGATCGGAATCTCCCCCACACTCACACACTCCATATCCAGGTGGACAATGAACGGGGTGGGTACGATGCAGCCAATTATCTGCTTAATTTGGGGCATCGTGCGATTGCATATATCAGTGGACCGGTGGTTTCCTACGATAATCAGGAACGTTACAAAGGTTTTTTGAAAGCGCTTTCTGAAAATGGATTGACTCTTCCTGGAAAATGGCAGATTTGTGGTGAGTTTACACAGCAAGGAGGGTATCATGCCACCAACATGCTGCTATCACAACGGCCTTTACCGAGCGCAGTATTTTATGCAAACGACGAAATGGCGATCGGTGGCTTACAGGCATTTGCTGAAAGCGGAATAAAGGTGCCGGAGGATATTTCGATTATCGGATATGACGACATTTTGCTATCACAGTATACTACCCCTCCCTTGACGACGATTCATCAACCCAAATATCAAATGGGTTCGCTGGCGGCACACTTGATCTTACAGGTTTTAAACGGAGAAGAGCTGGAACAGCAATCGTATACGCTGCAAACACAGCTGATTGAACGGGAGTCCTGTCGCAGGGTTGAAAGGGATTTAGCCAATAGTTAA
- the mgtE gene encoding magnesium transporter: MSEKERRHEIDLDQIKLALQKRERRFLRPLIDELHPYDVGQIFFQLTGVYRSHFLGMLNAEEIAELLQEMETEEQQEILANLSLEKTSRVLNRMSSDDAADLFGEMEESNVQTLLKSMERDEADKVRALLHYPEDTAGGKMTLEYVSVYDTYTVEEVIQYLRREAPTAETVYYVYVIDADDRLVGVVSLRELLIAQPDTPITEIMFERIIAVPVDMDQEEVATMMERYDFLAIPVVDDEKRLLGIITVDDVIDVLIEEAQEDIAKLSAVSQTEMDILTHPFASARRRIPWLLLLLLIGMGTASILSAFEATIDKVAALAFFMPMIAGMTGNTGTQSLALVIRGLASGQITRDRYWQILRQEGVVGVIIGVVCSLLIIGIVTLLMGNPYLGLVVGGSMLLTLIVGTLAGTVIPLILHLLKVDPTVASGPLITTLNDVFSLLIYFGFATLFIQYLI, translated from the coding sequence ATGTCGGAGAAAGAGCGGAGACATGAAATCGACTTAGATCAAATTAAGTTGGCGTTACAAAAACGGGAACGCCGCTTTCTGCGCCCGCTGATCGATGAATTGCATCCCTATGATGTCGGACAAATTTTTTTCCAACTGACAGGCGTATACCGTTCCCATTTCCTCGGTATGTTAAATGCCGAAGAAATCGCTGAACTGCTGCAGGAGATGGAAACCGAAGAACAACAGGAGATTTTGGCCAATCTCAGCTTAGAAAAAACCTCCCGCGTTTTAAATCGTATGTCCTCGGATGATGCGGCTGACTTATTCGGGGAGATGGAAGAAAGCAACGTACAGACGTTGCTTAAATCCATGGAACGGGACGAAGCCGACAAAGTACGCGCCCTTCTCCACTATCCGGAAGATACCGCTGGTGGGAAAATGACGCTGGAATATGTCAGTGTCTACGATACCTACACAGTGGAAGAAGTGATTCAATATTTGCGCCGTGAAGCTCCCACAGCGGAAACCGTCTATTATGTATATGTCATCGATGCGGATGATCGCCTGGTAGGAGTCGTCTCCTTGCGCGAGCTCTTAATCGCGCAACCCGATACACCGATCACAGAGATTATGTTTGAGCGGATCATCGCTGTGCCGGTGGATATGGACCAGGAAGAAGTGGCCACCATGATGGAGCGATATGACTTTCTGGCCATTCCTGTCGTCGACGACGAAAAACGATTGTTGGGCATTATCACCGTCGATGATGTGATCGATGTCTTGATCGAAGAGGCTCAGGAAGATATCGCCAAATTGTCCGCTGTCAGCCAAACGGAGATGGATATACTCACCCATCCTTTCGCTTCTGCCCGACGCCGAATCCCTTGGCTGTTGCTGTTGTTGTTAATCGGCATGGGGACGGCTTCCATCCTTAGCGCTTTTGAAGCCACCATCGACAAAGTGGCGGCATTGGCCTTCTTTATGCCGATGATCGCCGGAATGACCGGCAACACCGGCACACAATCCCTGGCTCTGGTAATCCGCGGATTGGCCAGTGGCCAGATTACACGGGACCGTTATTGGCAGATTTTGCGACAAGAGGGTGTAGTGGGGGTGATTATCGGGGTTGTTTGTAGCCTCTTGATCATCGGGATCGTCACCCTGCTCATGGGCAACCCCTATTTGGGATTGGTGGTGGGTGGCTCGATGCTGCTTACTTTAATTGTCGGTACCCTCGCCGGAACAGTGATTCCTCTGATCCTCCATCTGCTAAAAGTAGACCCCACCGTCGCTTCCGGACCACTGATCACCACCCTGAATGATGTATTTTCGCTGCTGATCTACTTTGGCTTTGCCACTCTGTTTATTCAATATTTGATTTAA
- a CDS encoding winged helix-turn-helix transcriptional regulator, with translation MILGSLFTCRIFYISCNSHVEYQMTEKGKGAKPIIRQIHGWASNWLD, from the coding sequence ATGATTTTGGGATCACTTTTTACGTGTAGGATATTTTATATTTCCTGCAATAGTCATGTGGAATATCAAATGACGGAAAAAGGAAAAGGAGCCAAACCGATTATTCGGCAAATTCACGGCTGGGCATCCAATTGGCTGGACTGA